A genomic segment from Syngnathus scovelli strain Florida chromosome 3, RoL_Ssco_1.2, whole genome shotgun sequence encodes:
- the loxhd1b gene encoding lipoxygenase homology domain-containing protein 1 isoform X3: MTKEQVEDKAKKKKSKAARKDDLSDQSQSTDDEDNKRASNLPDVIATTKKASSRPSKEKMGSKDKKSKKDSEKDEERDEEDGKKKKKDKKKKGSMNSDEDSKKTKGKKKKVENYVEIYECELRNYQAEMVENYEDEYHKKKVYEVVTVTGDERGAGTDANVFITLFGEFGITPKVHLASKSRTAFERAKTDVFRIRTHNVGSLKKIRIEHDNTGLNASWFLDRVVVTDVIRPHLRYYFACNNWLSKAEGDRLFVRDLLGTADPMDMPKYNKYMVSVFTADIKGSGTDADVFINIFGEFGDTGERLLNTDKNNFEKGTEDKFTIEAPNLGKVRKITIGHNNKGSSAGWFVDKVVVDDLGNKLVYEFPVSRWFAIDEDDGKIQRDILVGGSQPTGIVYNVQIVTGDIRGAGTNSKIHVVMHGSKGLKNSGKVFLEGGKFERGLTDIFNVEIAALLSPLSRVTIGHDNDGVSAGWYCDKVVVYCPFTGIEQTFPCSKWLDEKEGDGLIERELYEMVSLRQRRQKKHPWSLWVWTSDLANAGSDADIYFQAYGDKGKSDEIRLDNKTDNFERGQVDKFVVELPDLGILTKLRIWHQKRNPFAGWHLSKATLMKTLTKDKYNFPCERWLDTNEDDNEVVRELPAMGRQIADPLPLIKYRVTVCTGTIGGSGTDASVFLNLIGEHGDTGDRALVNCKNNMNKFEKGNLDEFVIEAVAIGQIRRVRIGHDGKGGGCGWFLEKVVVREEGQAEANAIEFPCNRWLDRNEDDGQIVRELVPSSDGQRLYNVGYHVAVKTGNIPGGSSDSTVYVKLYGDKGDTGKMMLVVSDNNLSNYFETGRIDIFTVETSDIGQINRLMIGHNNEGMRAGWFLDSVQILVPVNGKHYMFPCHRWLSKGEADGKTEVEIYPSEILDTQQLINYEVTLVTGDEMFAGTNAKVFIQIYGSKGKTEVIRLDSRSNNFERRSTDIFKIEAKDVGKVFKIRIGHDGSGVGSGWLLDTVEVKHLAMVMMPKEKKKEDKKKKKKKKDEEEEGAEEMQEVVVTYRFPCSRWLARGEEDGELQVELLPDGAEELEVNTYEVCVFTGGMLGAGSDADVFINIYGENGDTGERYLKNSDNINKFERGEEDVFIMTAIDLGPLKKLRIRHDNTRSYSSWYLDRVEIVDTKDDVTYYFPCNRWLAVDEDDGQIARELVPVDEAFMKKDEDEEGGGATLGLEQKAMSTTYTIKIKTGEKKYSGTDANVFVSLFGENDDTGIINLKACKNYKNKFEQGAINEFIVEAVDLGELEKLRIGHDNSGGSPGWFLDWVEIDAPSQGLRLRFPCGRWLDRGEDDGAIVRDLYPAELQTELYAPFVPYELKIYTSDVFGAGTDADVFIVLYGQKGVCTLQKHLCVNKRERRLYFERGAEDMFIVELEDVGDIIEKIRVGHDNRGSNPGWHLDRVEIRRLLRKGKGSETTIFPCERWLAKSEDDGETVRELVPSDIITEKLLKGGTLKRTETEVEDALETHQYQVSVRTGDMYKAGTDANVFLTIYGDLGDTGERKLSRSDNNRNKFERGEVDKFTIEAVDLGQVFKIRIRHDNSMMGADWYLDQVEVLDVDTEEVYMFLCERWLSKKKEDKRLERTFFVKGYEGERNTDPNSKMAAHAKMGLDRNANKKKKKKMAVVEEGPIIPYHFTLSTGLERDASTTARVYVIIIGPGDLETDRLWLDLPDGKKSFAAGSMEHFVRYGTDVGEIKRVELGHNGATPESCWLVDELAIGVPTKGIKYSFLCKCWLAKDRGDGLTVRLFNVLDASTISINRKVIYSTTVVTGDTQYAGTDTNIFLTVFGANGSTEEILLPKNEDRFERGQEDTFTLEVDDIAPLKKIRVRIDGSGSRPDWFLDRILLRNLTTEEVYTFTYENWLSKSKGPRRTRVCELAAVVDEEEMVEKTTYVIQVQTSDVTGAGTDANVCLIVFGEFGDTGTLPLKESANRNKFERKMRDVFRFPDMLSLGELSKVRVWHDNKGVAPAWHLDYIDIKDESMDQTFRFPCDRWLAKNEDDGQIIRELACASNDALDLSDKTKYEIAITTANTEDASTNENVWIVLEGRKARSKEFVLENRKHKFTRGATDTFEFSSKHVGEIAGICIGHITKDGKKVKSESSWHVAEVVVTEKELGNKYFFQCDARVPLASKKDQFQNFECYKSVESFASKVRNLVPVKYKIIVITGDIKDAGTDANVHITIYGVNGDSGRRHLRKKFRNLFERGRTDRFVIEMLDLGELLRVKVEQDNSGSNHGWFLECVEVTNMANSVTTIFQCAKWLDKGKADGRTERILYPKY, encoded by the exons ATGACGAAAGAACAAGTTGAAGACAAagctaagaaaaagaaaagtaaaGCAGCGAGAAAGGATGATCTCAGTGATCAGTCGCAGAGCACAGATGATGAAGACAACAAGAGAGCGAGCAATCTTCCAGACGTGATCGCGACCACTAAGAAAGCATCAAGTCGGCCTTCCAAAGAAAAGATGGGCTCCAAGGATAAAAAATCCAAAAAGGACTCTGAGAAAGACGAAGAACGTGATGAGGAGgatgggaagaagaagaaaaaggacaagaagaagaaaggaTCCATGAACAGCGATGAGGACAGCAAGaagacaaaaggcaaaaagaagaAGGTGGAAAATTACGTGGAAATCTATGAGTGTGAGCTTCGGAATTACCAGGCAGAAATGGTGGAGAACTATGAAGATGAGTACCACAAAAAGAAAG TATATGAAGTGGTGACCGTCACGGGCGATGAGAGAGGAGCAGGCACAGATGCAAATGTCTTTATCACTCTCTTTGGAGAATTCGGTATTACTCCCAAAGTCCATCTGGCTAGCAA GAGTCGCACTGCGTTTGAGAGAGCCAAAACCGATGTGTTTAGAATAAGAACCCACAATGTTGGCTCCTtgaagaaaatacg GATTGAGCACGACAACACGGGCCTGAACGCGAGCTGGTTCTTGGACAGGGTGGTGGTGACCGACGTGATCAGGCCTCACCTGAGGTACTACTTTGCTTGTAATAACTGGCTCAGTAAAGCGGAAGGGGATCGCCTTTTCGTTCGAGATTTACTGGGCACCGCCGACCCCATGGACATGCCCAAAT ATAATAAGTACATGGTCAGCGTATTCACTGCAGATATAAAAGGTAGCGGAACAGATGCTGATGTCTTCATTAATATCTTTGGAGAGTTTGGAGATACAG GGGAAAGGCTACTGAATACTGACAAAAACAACTTTGAGAAAGGCACAGAGGACAAATTTACCATTGAAGCACCGAATTTGGGGAAAGTGAGGAAGATCACGATCGGCCATAATAACAAAGGCTCTTCTGCGGGATGGTTTGTAGACAAG GTGGTCGTGGATGATCTGGGAAACAAACTAGTGtatgaatttcctgtcagtcgaTGGTTTGCCATCGATGAAGACGATGGCAAGATACAGAGAGATATTTTAGTGGGAGGAAGCCAACCCACag GGATCGTGTACAACGTCCAGATTGTAACCGGAGACATCCGAGGAGCTGGGACCAACTCCAAAATCCACGTAGTGATGCATGGCAGTAAAGGCTTGAAGAATAGCGGCAAG GTGTTTTTGGAAGGAGGCAAATTTGAGCGTGGTCTTACCGACATCTTCAACGTGGAGATCGCTGCGCTTCTCAGTCCGCTCAGCAGGGTCACCATCGGACATGACAACGACGGGGTCAGTGCCGGCTGGTACTGtgacaag GTGGTGGTTTACTGTCCATTCACGGGCATCGAGCAGACCTTCCCGTGCTCTAAATGGCTGGACGAGAAGGAAGGAGACGGACTGATTGAACGAGAACTCTACGAGATGGTCTCACTCAGGCAGAGACGGCAAAAAA AGCATCCCTGGTCCTTATGGGTCTGGACGTCCGACCTGGCCAATGCCGGAAGCGACGCAGATATTTATTTCCAGGCGTACGGAGACAAGGGCAAGTCGGATGAGATCAGACTAGACAACAAAACCGATAATTTTGAGAGAGGACAAGTGGACAAGTTTGTG GTGGAGCTGCCTGATTTGGGAATTTTGACCAAACTGCGTATCTGGCATCAGAAGAGAAATCCTTTTGCGGGATGGCATCTAAGTAAG gcAACGCTAATGAAAACACTAACAAAGGATAAATATAATTTTCCTTGTGAGCGTTGGCTGGACACGAATGAAGACGATAACGAGGTGGTGAGAGAGCTTCCTGCCATGGGCCGGCAAATTGCTGACCCACTGCCTT TGATAAAGTACAGAGTGACCGTTTGTACCGGGACCATCGGCGGCAGTGGTACGGATGCGTCGGTTTTTCTCAATCTCATCGGCGAGCACGGCGACACGGGAGATCGAGCGCTGGTCAACTGCAAAAATAACATGAACAAGTTTGAGAAAGGGAAT CTGGACGAGTTCGTCATCGAGGCCGTCGCCATCGGTCAAATTCGCAGGGTGAGGATCGGGCACGATGGCAAAGGCGGAGGCTGCGGCTGGTTTCTAGAGAAAGTCGTGGTGAGAGAGGAAGGACAAGCTGAGGCGAACGCCATCGAGTTCCCCTGCAACAG ATGGCTGGATCGCAATGAAGATGATGGACAGATCGTTCGAGAGTTAGTCCCGTCATCGGACGGCCAGCGTCTTTACA ATGTCGGCTATCACGTCGCGGTGAAGACTGGCAACATTCCTGGAGGCAGCTCGGACTCCACGGTCTATGTCAAACTCTACGGGGACAAAGGTGACACCGGTAAAATGATGCTGGTGGTCTCTGACAACAACCTGAGTAACTACTTTGAGACGGGTCGCATTGACATCTTCACCGTAGAGACTTCAGATATTGGACAG ATCAACCGCCTGATGATAGGCCATAACAATGAAGGCATGCGGGCTGGCTGGTTTTTGGACAGCGTTCAGATCTTGGTCCCCGTGAATGGAAAGCACTACATGTTCCCATGCCATCGCTGGCTCTCCAAGGGGGAAGCCGACGGGAAGACGGAGGTGGAGATTTACCCCAGCGAGATCCTGGACACGCAACAAC TGATCAACTATGAAGTAACATTAGTGACCGGGGATGAGATGTTTGCCGGCACCAACGCCAAAGTGTTTATTCAGATTTACGGCAGCAAAGGGAAGACAGAGGTCATCAGGCTTGACAGCCGGTCCAACAATTTTGAGAGGCGCTCCACAGACATATTCAAG ATCGAGGCCAAAGACGTGGGCAAAGTGTTCAAGATCCGCATCGGCCACGACGGCTCGGGTGTCGGATCTGGGTGGTTGCTGGACACGGTGGAGGTCAAGCACCTCGCAATGGTTATGATGcccaaggagaagaagaaggaggataagaaaaagaagaaaaagaagaaggatgaggaggaggaaggggcagaggaaatgCAGGAGGTGGTGGTAACGTATCGTTTCCCCTGCTCGCGCTGGCTGGCCCGCGGAGAAGAGGATGGCGAGCTGCAGGTGGAGCTGCTGCCTGACGGAGCTGAAGAACTGGAAG TTAACACCTACGAAGTGTGCGTCTTCACGGGTGGCATGCTGGGAGCCGGGAGCGACGCCGACGTCTTCATTAATATTTACGGCGAGAACGGAGACACCGGAGAGCGTTATCTCAAGAACTCCGACAACATCAACAAATTCGAACGAGGCGAG GAGGACGTGTTTATCATGACAGCGATTGATTTGGGTCCTCTGAAGAAGCTTCGGATCCGTCATGACAACACGCGGTCGTATTCGTCGTGGTATCTGGATCGTGTGGAGATAGTGGACACAAAGGATGATGTTAC GTACTACTTCCCGTGTAATCGCTGGCTCGCCGTGGATGAGGATGACGGGCAGATCGCGAGAGAGCTGGTTCCTGTGGATGAGGCCTTCATGAAgaaggatgaggatgaggagggagGCGGGGCTACTCTGGGGCTCGAGCAGAAAG CTATGTCGACTACatacacaataaaaataaaaactggaGAAAAGAAGTACTCAGGAACCGACGCTAATGTCTTTGTCTCATTATTTGGAGAGAATGATGACACGG GTATCATCAACCTGAAGGCCTGTAAGAACTACAAGAACAAGTTTGAGCAGGGCGCCATCAACGAGTTCATTGTGGAGGCTGTGGACTTGGGCGAGTTGGAAAAGCTTCGTATTGGTCATGACAACTCGG GAGGTTCACCCGGTTGGTTCTTAGACTGGGTGGAGATTGACGCCCCCTCCCAGGGTCTGAGGCTGCGCTTCCCATGCGGTCGCTGGTTGGACAGAGGAGAGGATGACGGCGCCATAGTGAGGGATCTTTATCCAGCCGAGTTACAGACTGAGCTGTATGCACCGT TTGTGCCCTACGAGCTGAAGATCTACACCAGCGACGTGTTCGGCGCGGGGACAGATGCGGATGTGTTCATCGTTTTGTATGGCCAGAAAGGAGTTTGCACTCTGCAGAAGCATCTATGCGTCAACAAGAGGGAGAGGCGGCTGTACTTTGAGAGGGGAGCTGAGGACATGTTCATAGTGGAG TTAGAAGACGTCGGCGACATCATCGAAAAAATCCGAGTCGGTCACGACAACAGGGGCTCCAATCCTGGGTGGCACCTCGACAGAGTTGAGATCAGACGCCTGCTGAGGAAAGGAAAG GGTTCAGAGACGACCATTTTCCCGTGTGAGCGCTGGTTGGCCAAATCCGAGGATGACGGGGAGACGGTGAGAGAGCTGGTCCCGTCGGACATCATTACAGAGAAACTGCTCAAGGGGGGCACGCTGAAGCGCACCGAAACCGAGGTGGAGGATGCTTTGGAAA CTCACCAGTACCAGGTGTCCGTGCGCACTGGTGACATGTACAAAGCAGGAACGGATGCCAACGTCTTCCTCACCATCTATGGAGACCTCGGGGACACGGGAGAGCGCAAATTGTCCAGATCTGACAACAACAGGAACAAGTTTGAGAGAGGAGAG GTGGATAAATTCACCATTGAAGCGGTCGACCTTGGCCAAGTCTTTAAGATTCGGATTCGTCATGACAACTCCATGATGGGGGCTGACTGGTATCTGGATCAGGTGGAGGTGCTGGATGTGGACACGGAGGAGGTTTACATGTTCCTGTGTGAGCGCTGGCTGTCAAAGAAGAAGGAGGACAAACGCTTGGAGAGGACCTTCTTTGTTAAG GGTTATGAAGGTGAAAGAAACACTGACCCAAattccaagatggcggctcATGCTAAAATGGGACTGGATCGCAATGCaaataaaaagaagaagaagaaaatggcaGTGGTGGAAGAAGGGCCAA TCATTCCTTACCACTTCACTCTGTCCACCGGGCTGGAGCGAGATGCCAGCACCACCGCCAGGGTCTACGTCATCATTATCGGCCCAGGAGACCTGGAGACGGATCGGCTGTGGCTGGATCTGCCAGATGGGAAGAAATCCTTCGCAGCTGGCAGCATGGAGCATTTTGTGCGCTATGGAACCGACGTGGGAGAGATCAAGAGGGTGGAA CTCGGCCACAACGGCGCCACGCCGGAGAGCTGCTGGTTGGTGGACGAGCTGGCGATCGGCGTGCCCACCAAAGGCATCAAGTACAGCTTCCTATGCAAGTGCTGGCTGGCCAAAGACAGGGGGGACGGTCTCACCGTCCGACTGTTCAACGTGCTGGACGCCAGCACCATCAGCATCAACCGCAAA GTGATTTATTCCACCACAGTTGTCACGGGCGACACGCAGTACGCCGGGACAGACACCAACATTTTCCTGACTGTGTTTGGAGCCAATGGGAGCACAGAGGAAATTCTCCTGCCCAAGAATGAGGACAG GTTTGAGAGAGGCCAAGAGGACACATTCACCCTGGAAGTCGACGACATTGCTCCTCTCAAGAAGATACGAGTGAGGATTGATGGCAGCGGCAGTCGTCCAGATTGGTTCCTCGACAGG ATCCTGTTGCGGAACCTGACCACCGAGGAGGTGTACACGTTCACTTATGAGAACTGGCTGTCAAAGAGCAAAGGTCCCAGAAGGACTCGAGTGTGCGAGCTGGCGGCTGTGGTGGATGAGGAGGAGATGGTGGAGAAAACCACTTATGTCATCCAAGTCCAGACCAGTGATGTCACAG GCGCTGGCACGGACGCCAACGTGTGCCTGATTGTGTTCGGGGAGTTTGGCGACACGGGGACGCTACCGCTGAAGGAGAGCGCCAACAGGAATAAGTTTGAGCGCAAAATGAGAGACGTGTTCCGCTTCCCCGACATGCTCAGTCTGGGCGAGCTTTCCAAAGTGCGAGTTTGGCACGACAACAAAG GTgtggcacccgcctggcacttgGACTATATCGACATTAAAGATGAGAGTATGGATCAAACGTTCAGGTTCCCGTGTGACCGCTGGTTGGCTAAGAACGAAGACGACGGCCAGATCATCAGGGAGCTGGCGTGTGCCAGCAATGACGCCTTGGACCTCAGCGACAAAACAA AATATGAAATTGCCATAACCACCGCAAACACTGAGGACGCGTCCACCAATGAAAACGTTTGGATTGTTCTGGAAGGAAGGAAAGCCCGCTCCAAGGAATTTGTTCTGGAGAATAGAAAACACAAATTCACACG CGGTGCCACCGACACCTTTGAGTTCTCGTCCAAGCACGTGGGCGAGATCGCCGGCATCTGCATCGGACACATCACCAAAGACGGAAAGAAGGTGAAGAGTGAATCCTCCTGGCACGTGGCAGAGGTGGTGGTGACCGAAAAAGAGCTGGGAAACAA GTATTTCTTCCAATGTGACGCCCGAGTACCCCTGGCATCCAAAAAGGATCAGTTCCAGAACTTCGAGTGCTACAAGTCAGTGGAGAGCTTTGCCAGCAAAGTACGCAACTTGGTGCCCGTCAAGTACAAGATCATCGTCATCACCGGCGACATCAAGGACGCCGGCACGGACGCCAACGTCCACATCACCATCTACGGCGTCAACGGCGACTCGGGCCGACGTCACCTGCGCAAGAAGTTCCGTAATTTGTTTGAGCGAGGCCGCACGGATCGCTTTGTGATAGAGATGCTGGATCTGGGGGAGCTGCTCAGAGTCAAGGTAGAGCAAGATAACAGCGGCTCCAACCACGGATGGTTTTTGGAGTGCGTGGAGGTGACCAACATGGCCAACTCGGTCACTACCATCTTTCAGTGCGCCAAGTGGCTGGACAAGGGCAAGGCCGACGGCCGGACGGAGAGGATCCTCTACCCCAAGTACTAG